The segment CCCTGGCCCGGCCTTGGCGGATTTCCACCCACGAAGCGTCTTCTCCCATGATTCTGGCCAGGATGCTTTCCACCAGGCTTGGGTCCACCGTTGGCGCCATGGGCAGGACAAACTGCAGGCCGGGGCGCTGCTCCCGCATGATGGCGGCGGCCTGGAGCATGACAGGCAAAAGGCTGGAGACCTCCCGGTTTCGAGAGCCCGGCAGCAGCCCTATGAGGTTGGGATTGCGCTTTACCGTGGGCTCCCGGTCCGCCCCTTCGTGGTCCAACAGGGGATGGCCCACATAAGTGACGGGCACATTATGAGCGTCGTAAAACTCCTTTTCAAAAGGCAGGATTACGGCAATGTGGTCCACCAGCTTTTTGATTTTTTTAACCCGGTTTTGCCGCCATGCCCAGATTTGCGGGCTGATGTAATAGAGAACTTTGACTCCCAGGCTGCGGGCGGTCTTGGCGACCATCATGTTGAAGTCGGGAAAATCGATGAGGATCAGGAGGTCGGGCTTTATCTGACGCACAACTTCCCGGGCGAACATGACCCCGTGGAGCAGGGTTCCGGCCCTTTCCAGGATTTCCGTAATTCCGACCACCGAAAGCTCTTTGGCGTCCACGACAATGCGCAGGCCTTCTTTTTCCATGGCCTGGCCGCCGATGCCGCAAAAGTACAGATTGGGATTGCGGGCTTTCATGGCCTTAACCAGACGCGCGCCGTGCACGTCTCCGGACGCCTCTCCGGCGATAATCATTACGCATTGTGTATCAGTTTCCTGCACGGCGATTTTCCCGCTTTGAACAAAATCAGTTATTTTTGATCCTGCTTGACCTGGGCCATGATGGTAAGGGCGGTTGCCAGAGCGTCCCGGCCGACCTGGCCGGTTACCTGGGGCGCCTCTCTTTTGATGGAGCTGTTAATAAACGCTCCGATTTCCGCGGCCAGGGCGTCGGCCGTTTCAAAGGTGGACTCCTCCGCGCCAAGGCCCAGCCCTTCCTCGCCTTTGTCCTCAGGTTTGGTTATAGCCACCCGGCGATTGGCGAAATCCACGGAAATGCAGGCGTCCTTTTGAAAGATCCTGAGCTTGCGCATGTCGTTCTGGGACATGCGGCTGGCCGTCACGCTGGCGACGCATCCGTTTTCAAACTCCAACCGGGCGTTAGCCACGTCCAGATGTTCGGAAACCACGGAAACGCCGGTGGACCGGATGTTTTGCAAACGGGCGCCGGCCAGGCTTTGGATGATGTCGATGTCGTGGATCATGAGGTCCAGGACCACGCTGACGTTCAAAGCCCTGGGCTTGAAGGACGACATGCGTTGCGCTTCAATGAACAAGGGGTTTTTGACAACGCCGTCCAAAGCCAGTACGGCCGGGTTGAACCGCTCCAGATGCCCCACCTGGATGATCAGGCCCTTGTGTTCGGACAGGTCGATCAAAGCGTCCGCTTCTTCCAGGGTGTTGGTCATGGGCTTTTCAATAAGAACGTCGGCTTCATGCTCCAGAAAATCCTTGCTGATTTGGAAATGACGCCCCGTGGGCACGGCCACGCTCACGGCGTTCACCTTGCCCAGCAAGTCCCGGTAATCGTAGAAAGCCTGCGTCCCGCAGTCTTTGGCGACCCTGTCGGCGGCTTCCCGGTCCGAGTCCACCACGCCCACCAGTTCAGCATCCGGGTGCGCGGCGTATTTTTGCGCGTGAAACTTGCCGAGATATCCCACGCCGATGACGGCTGTTTTAAGTTTGGCCATGAAAAAGGTCTACTCCTGATTATTATTTATCGCCACGATGGCTATGTTGTGACTATCCGCCAAGTCAACCATGGCCTCGCGGTCGAACACAACGGCGGCTCCGGCCGCCAGGGCCAGGGCCGTGCACCCGTTGGGTATCATGTTTTCAATGGTTTTGGCGCCTGCCGCCGGCAGGTCGAACCGGTGGTCCTGGTTGGGCTTGGGCATTTTGACCACCACGGCGTTACTGGCTTCAAGCTCTCCGGCTCTTTTAATGGCCGCGTCCGTGCCTTCAATGGCTTCCACGCAAATAACGCTTCCCCGCGTGAGTATCAGGCACTGGCCGATATCCAGGGGGCCGATTTTCTGCAGCAGTTCATGGCCCAGTTTGATGTCTGCCGCTTCCTGCTCCGTGGGCTGCCTTTGAGTCCACACGCCTTCGGGCGCCAGCAGATGAGGCAAAATGCTGGTGGCTGCAATCACCTGGATGCCGTGCTTTTCCACGGCCTGGGCCACGGCCCGAAGCACCATGTCGTCTCCGGTGGCGTCAATGGAGGCCAAGGCCTCCAGGGCCAGGGCGTCGGGGGCGAAGTCGGTCATGAGCCTGGCTTTGGTGATTCCTCCCAACATAACGGCTTTGGTCACGTTGTTTTGGAGGAAAAAATCCATGATTTTTTGCAGCTCGCCGATTTTCACCCACAGGATCCCGTCCGTTTCCTGGGCCAGATCCTCTTCGGTTTCATTCGTGTGGGCTGCGGCGTACACCTGCATGCCCGCCTTGCGGGCCGCCCGGGCGAAAAGCAAGGGGAACTGTCCGTTCCCCGCTACAATGCCTATATTGGATGATTTTTCTGACATGATCAAGCGACTCCCAGCTTGGGGGGCACACGCGCCGGAAGACCGGGGCGGTTAATCCCGGCCCGGCTTGCCCCGGGTGACCCCGCGCTTGGAGGATTCCAGGAATTGGAGGAAAGTTTGAACTTCCGGCAGATCAGGAACTTCCGCCTTAACGCGTTCAATGGCCTCGTTCATGGTCAGGCCGATGCGAAAGATGATGCGGTAAGCCTTTTTCAGGGCGTCCAACACCTCGGGAGTAAAGCCGTGGCGCTTGAGACCGACCTTGTTCAGGCCGTGAAGCCTGGCCCGGTCGCCCGCCGCCAGGACGTACGGAGGAATATCCTTGGGCACCGCGGATTTTCCGCCTACAAAGGCGTAGTCGCCCACGCGGGTGAACTGGTGGATGGCCACCAGACCGCCGATGGAGGCGTAATCGCCGATTTCAACGTGCCCGGCCAGGGTGGCGGCGTTGGAGAAAAGCACGCCTTTGCCGGTTATGCAGTCGTGGGCAATGTGGGTGTACGCCATCAAAAAGTTGTCGTCCCCCAGTTTGGTGAGCCCGCCGCCGAAGCCGGTCCCGCGATGGATGGTCACGAACTCGCGCACCAGGCAGCGGTCGCCGATCACTACATGGGACTCCTCTCCGGCGAATTTGACGGATTGGGGCGTGGCCCCAATGGCTGCGTGATGAAAAATCCGGCAGTCAGCCCCGATGGTGGTGAATTCGTCAATGGTCACCATGGAGCCAATAACGGTGTTGTCTCCAATTTTTACGTTATTGCCGATTACGGTAAACGGTCCGATGGAGACGTTTGCGCCTATTTCAGCGTTTTTATGAACAACAGCCTGCTCGTGGATCATCAGTTATTTTCCCCAGCCCGCCATGAGTTCGGCCTCTACGGCCAATTCGCCGTCTATGGTGGCTGTTCCCTTCATCTTCATGATGTTTCTTTTTTGTTTGTAGTCCGTAAGCTCAAAAATAATCTGGTCCCCAGGGAGGACCGGCTTGCGAAAACGCACTTTGTCAATGCCCAGGAAGTAAATCGGCTCCCCGCGCTCCCGTTCCGGATGGGTTTCAAAAGCCAGCACTGCGGCTGTTTGGGCCATGGCCTCCAACACCAAGACGCCGGGCATGATGGGTTCGCCGGGGAAATGCCCCTGGAAAAACGGCTCGTTAATGGTAACGTTTTTCAACCCTTTTACATATTCCCCCGGAACCAGCTCCAGGATTTTATCCACAAGCAGAAAGGGATACCTGTGCGGGATGATTTCCATGATTTGCCGGACGTCAAAGAGCGAGGTCATGAGATTTTATCCTCTAAGTTTTTGATGCGTTTGGCAAGATTTCTGATTTCCTTGGCCAATTCCGGCAATTGGGGGATGATCCGCTGCACCCGCAGCCATAGCCTGTGGGGGATGCCGGGACTTCCTGAAATAAACTGTCCGCCTTCCAGGTCCTTGGCGATGCCGGCCTGAGGGCCTATAACGGTATCGTCGCCTATGGTGATGTGGTCGCTGATTCCCGCCTGCCCGGCAATGACCACGTGACGGCCCAACTTGGAGCTGCCTGAAATGCCGGCCTGGGCCACCAGCAGGGCGTTGTCTCCCACCTGGACGTTGTGGCCCACGTGCACCAGGTTGTCGGTTTTGACGCCATTGCCTATATAGGTGGTTCCAAAGGTCGCCCTGTCTATGGTGTTGTTGGCGCCGATTTCCACGTCATCACCTATACGCACGTTTCCGATCTGGGGGATTTTTTCATATCTTCCCCCGTCAGGCGCAAACCCGTACCCGTCCGCGCCGATTACCGTCCCCGCGTGGATGATCGTCCTGTCGCCCACTTGGCAGTTATTCAGGATGGTCACGTTGGGGTATAGGGTCACGTCGTCGCCGATTTTCACCCCATCGCCTAACACGACATTGGGCATGAGGATCACATTGGAGCCCACGGCGACGCCGGAGCCGATGACAACCCCGGGGGCGGCGGAAAAGTTGTCGCCGCTGGAAAAATTTTCGCCTACATGAGCGCCGGGATGAACGCCCGGGGCCGGCTTGGGCGGCGGATTGTACAGGGCGATGGCCCTGGCGAAACACGCGTAGGGATTTTGCACTCTAAGGAGGTTTCGATCCGCATCCGGAGCGTTGGCCGCAACAATCACGGCGCCCGCCCGGGTTTCGGCCAGCCGCTTGAAATATTTGGCGTTGACCGCGCAGGTGATATGCTCCGGCCCCGCCTCTTCAAAGGGCATGACGCCCGAAATTTCCAGGGCCGGGTCTCCCTGAACGGCGCCTCCCAAATACTCGGCCAGGTAATCCAGGGTGTAAGTAGTCATGGCTTTATTTTTTGTGCCTGGCGTTGATTTCCTTGATAACCTGGTCCGTGATGTTCATGCCGTCCAGGTTGAACATGACCCCGCCTTCCTGACGTTCTATGATCAGCGTATATTGCTCTTTTTTTGCGATTTCGTCCACCACGTCCAGGATGGCTTTGTGGAGGCCGGTGGTCAGGGTGTATTCCAATTGCTTGAGTTCATCCAGGTATTTC is part of the Desulfatibacillum aliphaticivorans DSM 15576 genome and harbors:
- the lpxB gene encoding lipid-A-disaccharide synthase; amino-acid sequence: MQETDTQCVMIIAGEASGDVHGARLVKAMKARNPNLYFCGIGGQAMEKEGLRIVVDAKELSVVGITEILERAGTLLHGVMFAREVVRQIKPDLLILIDFPDFNMMVAKTARSLGVKVLYYISPQIWAWRQNRVKKIKKLVDHIAVILPFEKEFYDAHNVPVTYVGHPLLDHEGADREPTVKRNPNLIGLLPGSRNREVSSLLPVMLQAAAIMREQRPGLQFVLPMAPTVDPSLVESILARIMGEDASWVEIRQGRAREVMEQSQLVIAASGTVTLEAALALAPTVIVYRISSISYLVAKAVIKVKYVGLANLIGKKEIMPELIQDKANPENIAARSLEIILDPRRLSEIYRDLKEVRKLLGGPGASDKTASIALELLGEKSS
- a CDS encoding Gfo/Idh/MocA family protein, whose amino-acid sequence is MAKLKTAVIGVGYLGKFHAQKYAAHPDAELVGVVDSDREAADRVAKDCGTQAFYDYRDLLGKVNAVSVAVPTGRHFQISKDFLEHEADVLIEKPMTNTLEEADALIDLSEHKGLIIQVGHLERFNPAVLALDGVVKNPLFIEAQRMSSFKPRALNVSVVLDLMIHDIDIIQSLAGARLQNIRSTGVSVVSEHLDVANARLEFENGCVASVTASRMSQNDMRKLRIFQKDACISVDFANRRVAITKPEDKGEEGLGLGAEESTFETADALAAEIGAFINSSIKREAPQVTGQVGRDALATALTIMAQVKQDQK
- a CDS encoding LpxI family protein; amino-acid sequence: MSEKSSNIGIVAGNGQFPLLFARAARKAGMQVYAAAHTNETEEDLAQETDGILWVKIGELQKIMDFFLQNNVTKAVMLGGITKARLMTDFAPDALALEALASIDATGDDMVLRAVAQAVEKHGIQVIAATSILPHLLAPEGVWTQRQPTEQEAADIKLGHELLQKIGPLDIGQCLILTRGSVICVEAIEGTDAAIKRAGELEASNAVVVKMPKPNQDHRFDLPAAGAKTIENMIPNGCTALALAAGAAVVFDREAMVDLADSHNIAIVAINNNQE
- the lpxA gene encoding acyl-ACP--UDP-N-acetylglucosamine O-acyltransferase, whose amino-acid sequence is MIHEQAVVHKNAEIGANVSIGPFTVIGNNVKIGDNTVIGSMVTIDEFTTIGADCRIFHHAAIGATPQSVKFAGEESHVVIGDRCLVREFVTIHRGTGFGGGLTKLGDDNFLMAYTHIAHDCITGKGVLFSNAATLAGHVEIGDYASIGGLVAIHQFTRVGDYAFVGGKSAVPKDIPPYVLAAGDRARLHGLNKVGLKRHGFTPEVLDALKKAYRIIFRIGLTMNEAIERVKAEVPDLPEVQTFLQFLESSKRGVTRGKPGRD
- the fabZ gene encoding 3-hydroxyacyl-ACP dehydratase FabZ, whose translation is MTSLFDVRQIMEIIPHRYPFLLVDKILELVPGEYVKGLKNVTINEPFFQGHFPGEPIMPGVLVLEAMAQTAAVLAFETHPERERGEPIYFLGIDKVRFRKPVLPGDQIIFELTDYKQKRNIMKMKGTATIDGELAVEAELMAGWGK
- the lpxD gene encoding UDP-3-O-(3-hydroxymyristoyl)glucosamine N-acyltransferase codes for the protein MTTYTLDYLAEYLGGAVQGDPALEISGVMPFEEAGPEHITCAVNAKYFKRLAETRAGAVIVAANAPDADRNLLRVQNPYACFARAIALYNPPPKPAPGVHPGAHVGENFSSGDNFSAAPGVVIGSGVAVGSNVILMPNVVLGDGVKIGDDVTLYPNVTILNNCQVGDRTIIHAGTVIGADGYGFAPDGGRYEKIPQIGNVRIGDDVEIGANNTIDRATFGTTYIGNGVKTDNLVHVGHNVQVGDNALLVAQAGISGSSKLGRHVVIAGQAGISDHITIGDDTVIGPQAGIAKDLEGGQFISGSPGIPHRLWLRVQRIIPQLPELAKEIRNLAKRIKNLEDKIS